In Deinococcus ficus, a single window of DNA contains:
- a CDS encoding class I SAM-dependent methyltransferase: MTPRYDAIAEWYDAHIQSIQPSEALIVPELLRMTGDVQGLHLCDLACGQGHISRHLGRAGAHVTGIDLSSKLLGIAQEEERRFPLGIRYQLDDAQTLSSLADQSHSGCVSNLALMDIPNFTAVVSAVKRVLKPEAFFVFSITHPCFQAPEAHWEVRDGDRVTRVIPEYFQEREWWSVNTESVRGRVGAHHRTLSTYINTLIRAGFTLEAISEPQATGELGTIKPEFATIPPFMVMRWINAGTH; this comes from the coding sequence ATGACACCCCGTTACGACGCCATCGCCGAGTGGTACGACGCCCACATCCAGAGCATCCAGCCTTCCGAAGCCCTGATCGTTCCTGAACTGCTGCGCATGACCGGCGACGTCCAGGGCCTGCACCTGTGCGACCTGGCCTGCGGTCAGGGCCACATCTCCCGGCACCTCGGCCGGGCCGGCGCTCACGTGACCGGCATCGACCTGTCCAGCAAACTGCTCGGCATCGCACAGGAGGAAGAACGCCGCTTTCCCCTGGGGATCCGGTACCAGCTCGACGACGCGCAGACCCTGAGCTCCCTGGCGGACCAGTCGCACAGCGGCTGCGTGAGCAACCTCGCCCTGATGGACATTCCGAATTTCACGGCGGTCGTCTCGGCCGTGAAGCGCGTCCTCAAACCTGAGGCGTTTTTCGTGTTCTCCATCACCCACCCGTGCTTTCAGGCGCCCGAAGCGCATTGGGAGGTGCGTGACGGTGACCGCGTGACACGCGTGATCCCGGAGTACTTCCAGGAACGCGAGTGGTGGTCGGTCAATACCGAGAGTGTCCGCGGGCGGGTCGGGGCGCACCACCGCACGCTGTCCACGTACATCAACACCCTGATCCGCGCCGGCTTCACGCTCGAGGCCATCAGTGAACCCCAGGCGACCGGTGAACTCGGCACCATCAAACCGGAGTTCGCGACGATCCCGCCGTTCATGGTCATGCGCTGGATCAACGCCGGCACCCACTGA
- a CDS encoding ADP-ribosylglycohydrolase family protein has protein sequence MTRRLTILFGLTAADALAAPEAAHPADPAAQDGLNVGDAGRDTQMVLATLDGYRKRNVLRGLVEWAWSAPSDIDVQTQRALQREVPWGGMLTWMESGGQPAGSSGLNGVPGALIAGATGEFLLHEAVYITALTHPDPRNLYASAFLAALLEELTLRGEPGAHDRAWTRASHVNLTAITETRGLHPENHDETLKAKHLIRRRSDEAREQVHARIEAGLRGEVAPLAASVLDTLQSVVAHGRAGTFIDGVQAAIRTSPDSAALTGAVLTARGLTVPPTLIPELRVGHTWKAWAREWSCEERYPAIVPASGEPQS, from the coding sequence ATGACCCGCCGCCTCACCATCCTCTTCGGTCTCACCGCCGCTGACGCCCTCGCCGCGCCCGAGGCCGCCCACCCCGCCGACCCTGCCGCCCAGGACGGGCTGAACGTGGGAGACGCCGGCCGTGACACGCAGATGGTCCTCGCGACGCTCGACGGGTACAGGAAACGGAACGTGCTGCGCGGCCTGGTCGAATGGGCGTGGTCCGCGCCGAGCGACATCGACGTGCAGACGCAGCGGGCCCTGCAACGGGAAGTGCCGTGGGGCGGCATGCTCACCTGGATGGAGAGCGGCGGGCAGCCTGCGGGCAGCAGCGGCCTGAACGGTGTCCCGGGCGCCCTGATCGCCGGGGCCACGGGGGAGTTCCTGCTGCATGAAGCGGTGTACATCACGGCCCTGACGCATCCCGACCCCCGCAACCTGTACGCGAGTGCGTTCCTGGCCGCCCTGCTGGAGGAGTTGACCCTCCGCGGCGAGCCCGGGGCGCATGACCGCGCCTGGACCCGCGCGTCCCACGTCAACCTCACCGCCATCACCGAAACCCGCGGCCTGCACCCCGAAAACCACGATGAGACGCTCAAAGCCAAGCACCTGATCCGCCGGCGCAGCGACGAGGCGCGTGAGCAGGTGCACGCCCGGATCGAGGCGGGCCTCCGGGGGGAAGTGGCGCCCCTGGCAGCGTCGGTTCTGGACACCCTGCAGTCGGTGGTCGCGCACGGTCGGGCCGGAACCTTCATCGACGGCGTTCAGGCCGCCATACGCACCAGCCCGGACAGCGCGGCGTTGACGGGCGCGGTGCTCACCGCGCGCGGACTGACGGTCCCCCCCACGCTGATTCCCGAGTTGCGCGTCGGGCACACCTGGAAGGCCTGGGCGCGGGAGTGGTCCTGCGAGGAGCGCTACCCCGCGATCGTGCCGGCCAGCGGCGAGCCGCAGTCGTAA
- a CDS encoding E3 binding domain-containing protein, protein MTTILPSAQTLAESNGIDWYALRGTGEGGVITEEDVLTHLAAIMMGHVDAPLTPVDAPPPDWNGVIDLDPAMLQAAGMDQETLQMVGEAAASLRPAAPDPVPAAEPAPEPAAPPAPVPTAAPNVGPDPVPAVPAAPSKGGLSGLLGRLYGRQDTERAPAPAQPHAVPAAPNLPAHPPVPAPSFIPAAVVSPAESPTTAPPAIPVPVTPPEVERPLSERVPQSTPVSAPSVPLPAPTPAAAPAAGVTAWRGTFMRRSDPVPAYTAFKTQLEEVLGTTVSDTLLIAHAAQRAAHLTGRAHVTYLDGQAVLTPDLPLRQAALRGRPAERSGDILIGGGPVTEFAQQPGGLLLTADVHDGLLSLSLLGEVDVQQGAAFLAAIERLLQRPIALLL, encoded by the coding sequence GTGACCACTATTCTGCCCAGCGCCCAGACTCTCGCCGAATCCAACGGGATCGACTGGTACGCCCTGCGCGGCACCGGAGAAGGCGGGGTCATCACCGAGGAAGATGTCCTGACCCACCTTGCCGCGATCATGATGGGCCACGTGGACGCGCCACTGACGCCCGTCGACGCGCCGCCGCCCGACTGGAACGGCGTGATCGACCTGGACCCCGCGATGCTTCAGGCCGCGGGCATGGACCAGGAAACCCTCCAGATGGTCGGCGAGGCCGCCGCGAGCCTCCGGCCCGCCGCGCCTGATCCCGTGCCCGCGGCCGAGCCGGCACCGGAACCGGCGGCCCCTCCCGCGCCTGTCCCCACGGCCGCGCCGAACGTGGGGCCTGACCCGGTCCCCGCGGTCCCGGCCGCCCCGTCCAAGGGTGGACTCAGTGGCCTGCTGGGCCGGCTGTACGGGCGTCAGGACACGGAACGCGCGCCTGCCCCGGCTCAACCGCATGCGGTGCCCGCCGCGCCGAACCTCCCGGCGCACCCGCCCGTTCCGGCCCCCTCCTTCATTCCCGCTGCCGTGGTCTCCCCGGCGGAATCGCCGACGACTGCGCCGCCGGCGATTCCGGTGCCGGTCACCCCTCCGGAAGTGGAGCGGCCGCTCAGCGAACGCGTCCCCCAGAGCACGCCTGTCTCCGCACCGTCCGTGCCTCTGCCCGCGCCGACCCCGGCTGCGGCTCCAGCGGCAGGCGTCACGGCGTGGCGCGGCACGTTCATGCGCCGCAGCGACCCGGTCCCCGCGTACACCGCCTTCAAAACGCAGCTCGAGGAGGTGCTCGGCACCACGGTCAGCGACACACTGCTGATCGCGCACGCCGCGCAGCGCGCAGCGCATCTCACCGGCCGCGCGCACGTGACCTACCTGGACGGTCAGGCCGTCCTCACCCCGGACCTGCCACTGCGTCAGGCGGCGCTCAGGGGCCGCCCCGCCGAACGCTCCGGCGACATCCTGATCGGCGGGGGCCCCGTGACCGAGTTCGCGCAGCAGCCAGGGGGCCTGCTGCTGACCGCCGACGTGCACGACGGCCTGCTGAGCCTCAGCCTCCTCGGCGAGGTGGACGTTCAGCAGGGCGCGGCGTTCCTCGCGGCCATCGAACGACTGCTGCAGCGTCCCATCGCCCTGCTGCTCTGA
- a CDS encoding DUF4388 domain-containing protein gives MFKGPLSDVSLISILMLLRENKHSGVLHVNSDVPMTMTLSSGELIDGCVLDWTGLEAVQTTPLDPNVGHFHFVKGDVEGEPLGFFDAVITEWARVCDEWEVVRPQIGSPSVVFEGSTALLGGEALSVREIALRTGRPLLDVASDMAVAVQAGQARPLERRSWLSYRLPHDGELHDDMTRHLDGTVSFGDLLKLGFHPARVREYVVGQINSGWRFPGCGWVIRDLTWEADVATRSGGVLAGHA, from the coding sequence ATGTTTAAGGGCCCCCTGTCGGACGTTTCCCTGATCTCGATCCTGATGCTCCTGCGGGAAAACAAGCATTCCGGCGTGCTCCACGTCAACAGTGACGTGCCCATGACCATGACCCTGTCGAGCGGCGAGCTCATCGACGGGTGCGTCCTGGACTGGACGGGGCTGGAGGCGGTGCAGACCACCCCGCTGGACCCGAACGTCGGGCACTTCCACTTCGTCAAAGGCGACGTGGAGGGGGAACCGCTGGGCTTTTTCGACGCGGTGATCACCGAGTGGGCCCGCGTCTGCGACGAGTGGGAGGTGGTGCGTCCGCAGATCGGGTCCCCGAGCGTCGTGTTCGAAGGCTCCACTGCCTTGCTCGGCGGGGAGGCGCTGAGCGTGCGCGAGATCGCCCTGCGCACCGGCCGGCCCCTGCTGGACGTCGCCAGTGACATGGCGGTCGCGGTGCAGGCCGGTCAGGCCCGGCCGCTGGAGCGGCGCAGTTGGCTGAGTTACCGCCTGCCGCACGACGGGGAGCTGCATGACGACATGACCCGGCACCTGGACGGCACGGTCAGTTTCGGTGACCTGCTGAAGCTGGGCTTCCACCCGGCACGGGTCCGGGAGTACGTGGTGGGACAGATCAACTCCGGCTGGCGCTTTCCGGGGTGTGGGTGGGTCATCCGCGACCTCACGTGGGAAGCCGACGTGGCCACCCGGTCCGGTGGGGTTCTGGCGGGGCACGCCTGA
- a CDS encoding SAM-dependent methyltransferase: MTVQGQDVTLPQMPPKTYAGLKDVLAYLGVTWDKRRKVHRLTGSEVDLRRKLAHLNAGGRLPPRNPLAFFPTPPEVAQQVAELAHEALGYRAHLGRRVTVLEPSAGEGALLQAVERVWDDPAHLDLHAWELDPGRAAILHVLGYRVTRADFLSCATPADLIVMNPPFSVPGDALAWRTHLIHAVGLCREGGSVIAVLPAVPLLEDRLLAPLLLDREYEVLPLPDGSFKSSGTLCKTVILHVTQTDQSWRRQPTTWHDDPFPNTSTLQVFLTAYTFGDSVWNTLDPGERSRSRFERGLQAIALDLQRQHLPVWLEDVDMAFLYARWLTFSGAAPPPAPARPLLPLFEPGVPAP; this comes from the coding sequence ATGACCGTTCAGGGCCAGGACGTGACGCTCCCGCAGATGCCGCCCAAGACGTACGCCGGGCTCAAGGACGTCCTGGCGTACCTCGGCGTCACCTGGGACAAACGCCGTAAAGTCCACCGCCTGACCGGCAGCGAAGTGGACCTGCGCCGCAAGCTCGCTCACCTGAACGCCGGCGGCCGCCTGCCCCCGCGCAATCCCCTGGCGTTCTTTCCCACCCCGCCGGAGGTCGCGCAGCAGGTCGCCGAGCTGGCCCATGAGGCCCTCGGGTACCGCGCTCACCTGGGGAGACGCGTCACGGTGCTGGAACCCAGCGCTGGCGAAGGCGCGCTCCTGCAGGCGGTCGAGCGCGTCTGGGACGACCCGGCGCATCTGGACCTGCACGCCTGGGAACTCGACCCGGGCCGGGCGGCCATCCTGCACGTCCTCGGGTACCGCGTCACCCGCGCTGACTTTCTGAGCTGCGCCACGCCAGCCGACCTGATCGTCATGAACCCGCCGTTCAGCGTGCCCGGGGACGCCCTGGCCTGGCGCACGCACCTGATCCACGCCGTTGGCCTGTGCCGGGAAGGCGGCAGCGTCATCGCCGTGCTGCCGGCCGTTCCGCTGCTCGAGGACCGGCTCCTCGCCCCGCTGCTGCTGGACCGCGAGTACGAAGTGCTCCCGCTGCCGGACGGCAGTTTCAAGAGCAGCGGCACGCTCTGCAAGACGGTGATCCTGCACGTCACCCAGACCGACCAGTCGTGGCGGCGTCAGCCCACGACGTGGCATGACGACCCGTTCCCGAACACCAGCACCCTGCAGGTCTTCCTGACGGCCTACACGTTCGGTGACAGCGTCTGGAACACCCTCGACCCGGGCGAGCGGAGCCGGTCGAGGTTCGAGCGGGGCCTGCAGGCCATCGCGCTGGACCTGCAGCGGCAGCACCTGCCGGTCTGGCTGGAGGACGTCGACATGGCCTTCCTGTACGCCCGTTGGCTGACCTTCTCCGGCGCCGCGCCGCCGCCCGCTCCGGCCAGGCCCCTCCTTCCGCTCTTCGAGCCCGGCGTCCCTGCGCCCTGA
- a CDS encoding BMP family lipoprotein, whose protein sequence is MKKLLILTALGLAAHGISQTTPVKVGMVFDAGGKNDRSFNQSAYEGAQRAVRDLGVIQTDFDATSEGEKRTAPQAINEFAKQRYDFTAGIGYANNEAITAAAKANPNLKFGLVDDVSPAKNVASMIFKEEEGGYLVGYIAGLNTSTNRIGFVGGMEIPVIYRFAAGFKAGVRAANPKAKVTSRYVGGPNDYTAWDNPDKAYKQAADLTRQGADIIFHAAGNSGLGVIKFVKDKQCLKASQLPSGVKFTSDNFVKVPKSDAYKKACASDTRPLLFIGVDSNQNYLGDTDNNPVTLNHGLTSMVKRVDNVMYQVIKEVAEGKFKGGERLFGLKEDGVGFAMDRYNRALVPAAQVAKVAQQRAMIVSGSLKVPGR, encoded by the coding sequence ATGAAGAAACTGCTGATTCTTACGGCCCTTGGGCTTGCTGCGCACGGAATATCTCAGACGACGCCGGTCAAGGTGGGTATGGTCTTCGACGCGGGTGGGAAGAACGACCGCTCATTCAACCAGAGCGCCTACGAAGGCGCGCAGCGCGCCGTGCGGGACCTGGGCGTCATTCAGACCGACTTCGACGCGACCAGCGAGGGCGAGAAGCGCACCGCTCCGCAGGCCATCAACGAGTTCGCCAAGCAGCGGTACGACTTCACGGCCGGGATCGGCTACGCCAACAACGAAGCCATCACTGCGGCCGCCAAGGCGAACCCCAACCTGAAGTTCGGACTGGTGGACGACGTGTCCCCGGCGAAGAACGTCGCCAGCATGATCTTCAAGGAAGAGGAGGGCGGCTACCTGGTGGGCTACATCGCTGGCCTGAACACCAGCACCAACCGCATCGGCTTCGTCGGCGGCATGGAAATTCCCGTGATCTACCGCTTCGCGGCAGGCTTCAAGGCCGGTGTCCGCGCCGCCAACCCGAAGGCGAAAGTCACGTCGCGGTACGTCGGCGGCCCGAACGACTACACGGCCTGGGACAACCCCGACAAGGCGTACAAGCAGGCCGCGGACCTCACGCGCCAGGGCGCGGACATCATCTTCCACGCCGCCGGCAACAGCGGCCTGGGCGTGATCAAGTTCGTCAAGGACAAGCAGTGCCTCAAGGCGTCGCAGTTGCCGTCCGGGGTGAAGTTCACCTCCGACAACTTCGTCAAGGTGCCCAAGTCCGACGCGTACAAGAAGGCCTGCGCCAGCGACACCCGGCCTCTGCTGTTTATCGGCGTGGACAGCAACCAGAACTACCTCGGCGACACCGACAACAACCCGGTCACGCTCAACCACGGCCTGACCTCGATGGTCAAACGGGTGGACAACGTGATGTACCAGGTGATCAAGGAAGTCGCCGAAGGCAAGTTCAAAGGTGGCGAGCGCCTCTTCGGCCTGAAAGAAGACGGTGTGGGCTTCGCCATGGACCGCTACAACCGCGCGCTCGTGCCGGCCGCTCAGGTGGCCAAGGTCGCGCAGCAGCGGGCCATGATCGTGTCCGGGAGCCTGAAGGTGCCGGGCCGCTGA
- a CDS encoding ATP-binding protein, whose amino-acid sequence MTLTEPPVTLQPFTIATALLKKLVTHQATTIERAIAEAVMNAVDAGASAVDVDLSPTELHIRDNGRGLTQKEEIEKYFAVFGFDHDTADEQGKRQYGEFGMGRAQLFKFGRVTWRTGHHKLTVDIHAHGMAYTHEERPRFQPGVHIHVVFNEADHITKNFDGHLKALRTHFQFLDTPVTVNGQPCRVTMDWDDEDDLAYYKVTSRGETFVFNKGVLVQSFWGNGGYVLSKVPLQVNITRTAVLPVHLDRIRAKISRIAARQRRDKLKLTDDEKRQLLAEMQYMKVDDWSRHKLVHDVTGSKYTLMEFVTEVEKRRVLSMESMHGRGDPYADMAHQHRQAFVLQRGMLSVYDCDSLQRWFETVQDILRLQLKDSPFALKQALEQLSRVTVEGDIQKAVPKLNVDHVLVERSKWTPFERLVMRALNTPSAHWESAVSQALRAQGDRTTLNKRELVLGESATAAGWTDGRSFIAIERRQLKQAKEGLPGFVALGALILHEYTHRGDSKSALHDADFYQTFHDAAMRLKFGQAVEKAHATYLRYKDEPAYAAGKKGKGQAAEPEPDAAEGEGD is encoded by the coding sequence ATGACCCTGACCGAACCTCCCGTCACCCTCCAGCCCTTCACCATCGCCACGGCCCTGCTCAAGAAGCTCGTCACGCACCAGGCCACCACCATCGAACGGGCGATCGCCGAGGCCGTCATGAACGCCGTGGACGCCGGTGCGAGCGCCGTGGACGTCGACCTCAGCCCGACGGAACTTCACATCCGCGACAACGGCCGCGGCCTCACACAGAAAGAGGAGATCGAGAAATACTTCGCCGTGTTCGGCTTCGACCACGACACGGCCGACGAGCAGGGCAAACGCCAGTACGGCGAGTTCGGCATGGGCCGCGCGCAGCTGTTCAAGTTCGGCCGCGTCACCTGGCGCACCGGCCACCACAAACTCACCGTCGACATCCACGCCCACGGCATGGCGTACACCCACGAGGAGCGCCCGCGTTTCCAGCCGGGCGTGCACATTCACGTGGTGTTCAACGAGGCCGACCACATCACGAAGAACTTCGACGGGCACCTCAAGGCCCTGCGGACGCACTTCCAGTTCCTGGACACGCCGGTCACCGTCAACGGCCAGCCCTGCCGCGTCACCATGGACTGGGACGACGAGGACGACCTCGCGTACTACAAGGTCACCTCGCGGGGTGAGACGTTCGTGTTCAACAAGGGCGTGCTGGTGCAGTCGTTCTGGGGCAACGGCGGGTACGTGCTGAGCAAGGTGCCGCTGCAGGTGAACATCACCCGCACCGCAGTCCTGCCCGTCCACCTCGACCGGATCCGGGCGAAAATCAGCCGGATTGCCGCCCGGCAGCGCCGCGACAAGCTCAAGCTCACCGACGACGAGAAACGCCAGCTGCTCGCCGAGATGCAGTACATGAAAGTCGACGACTGGAGCCGGCACAAGCTCGTGCACGACGTGACCGGCTCGAAGTACACCCTGATGGAGTTCGTGACGGAAGTCGAGAAGCGGCGCGTGCTGAGCATGGAGTCCATGCACGGCCGAGGCGACCCCTACGCGGACATGGCCCACCAGCACCGCCAGGCGTTCGTGCTGCAGCGCGGCATGCTGTCGGTGTACGACTGCGACTCCCTGCAGCGCTGGTTCGAGACGGTGCAGGACATCCTCCGCCTCCAGCTCAAGGACAGCCCCTTCGCCCTGAAGCAGGCGCTGGAGCAGCTCAGCCGGGTCACCGTGGAAGGCGACATCCAGAAGGCCGTGCCGAAACTGAACGTCGATCACGTCCTGGTGGAGCGCAGCAAATGGACGCCGTTCGAACGCCTGGTGATGCGGGCGCTGAACACCCCCAGCGCGCACTGGGAGTCGGCGGTGAGCCAGGCGCTCCGCGCGCAGGGGGACCGGACGACCCTGAACAAACGCGAGCTGGTCCTCGGGGAGTCCGCCACCGCCGCCGGCTGGACGGACGGACGCTCCTTCATCGCGATCGAGCGCCGGCAACTCAAGCAGGCGAAAGAAGGCCTGCCCGGGTTCGTCGCCCTGGGCGCCCTGATCCTGCACGAGTACACCCACCGCGGCGACTCGAAATCCGCCCTGCACGACGCGGACTTCTACCAGACGTTCCACGACGCGGCCATGCGGCTGAAGTTCGGCCAGGCCGTCGAAAAAGCCCACGCGACCTACCTCCGCTACAAGGACGAGCCCGCGTACGCGGCCGGGAAGAAAGGAAAAGGTCAGGCGGCGGAACCTGAACCGGACGCGGCGGAGGGCGAAGGCGACTGA
- a CDS encoding IS630 family transposase (programmed frameshift) → MAEWHPSKYSRAQLEERRLAATPWLQESKHSQQEIAQHFGVSVHTVSNWKKRLKRTGSLQATVTTGRPSRLTAAQLEQVRTLLREGALHHGFPDQTWSTKRVTDLIGRHFDVWYHHDHVRRILRQLGFTPQMPDGRAAERNELRIASWKEQVAPELEKKVAEGATLVYLDEVGFSLKGVRRRTWSTKGVTPLVTLPANWEKLSTIGAITSDGRFFQHTKSGAIRSGDVIRFFQHLLRHIQGEIVVVLDNAGIHRAKATQAFVLQHERLFLVFLPPYAPELNPIELVWAYVKRNVLGNVCARSVGVLKAKLVTAWQRVRYIKLPQQLMDSNLCRYQ, encoded by the exons GTGGCCGAATGGCATCCTTCCAAATACTCCCGTGCCCAGCTGGAAGAACGCCGGCTGGCCGCGACGCCGTGGCTTCAAGAGAGCAAGCATTCACAGCAGGAGATTGCCCAGCACTTCGGGGTTTCAGTACACACCGTCAGCAACTGGAAAAAACGCCTGAAACGTACCGGCAGTCTCCAGGCGACGGTGACGACCGGACGCCCCTCCCGACTCACCGCCGCACAGCTCGAACAGGTCCGCACCCTCCTGAGGGAGGGTGCACTGCACCATGGCTTTCCCGACCAGACGTGGAGCACCAAGCGGGTCACGGATCTGATCGGGCGGCACTTCGACGTGTGGTACCACCATGATCACGTCCGGAGAATTCTTCGCCAGTTGGGGTTCACGCCCCAGATGCCGGATGGACGCGCGGCTGAGCGCAATGAACTCCGGATCGCGTCCTGGAAAGAACAGGTCGCGCCGGAGTTG GAAAAAAAGGTCGCTGAGGGCGCGACACTCGTCTATCTGGATGAAGTCGGGTTCTCGTTGAAGGGCGTGCGGCGACGGACCTGGTCGACCAAGGGCGTGACGCCCTTGGTCACGCTTCCCGCGAACTGGGAGAAGCTTTCAACGATTGGGGCGATCACCTCAGACGGGAGATTCTTCCAGCACACGAAGTCCGGGGCGATTCGGAGTGGGGACGTCATCCGGTTCTTCCAGCATCTGCTGCGTCACATTCAGGGAGAGATCGTGGTCGTGCTGGATAACGCCGGGATCCACCGGGCGAAGGCAACACAGGCGTTCGTGCTGCAGCACGAACGCCTGTTCTTGGTGTTTCTGCCGCCCTACGCCCCTGAATTGAATCCGATCGAGCTGGTGTGGGCGTATGTAAAGCGCAATGTGCTGGGGAACGTCTGTGCCCGCTCGGTGGGAGTGCTGAAAGCGAAGCTGGTGACGGCTTGGCAACGGGTTCGGTACATCAAACTGCCTCAACAGCTGATGGATTCCAACTTATGCCGTTATCAATAA